A genomic window from Silene latifolia isolate original U9 population chromosome Y, ASM4854445v1, whole genome shotgun sequence includes:
- the LOC141628487 gene encoding uncharacterized protein LOC141628487, whose protein sequence is MSLDEIDIDSKDDSEDNLDEDSAICPRITLTKEEKSKLRKPWRRSLIIKMFYKNIGYLSLMRKLQAKWSIRGKLTLTNLTGSYYIARFTSREDYNFIITQGLWMIDDHYLTIRKWVPNFVPFEDSIKFLTAWVRIPNLPVEYFNEFFLKKVGAEIGEVVRIDKNTASAERDQFTRMSVEVDISKPLISKCCLNGKGNAEASIVNANSLEVGLGPEEKDDFGN, encoded by the exons ATGTCTTTAGATGAGATTGACATTGATTCCAAAGATGATAGTGAGGATAACCTTGACGAAGATTCCGCAATCTGTCCCCGCATCACCCTCACTAAAGAGGAGAAATCGAAACTTCGTAAACCATGGAGGCGCTCCCTTATCATCAAAATGTTCTATAAAAACATTGGATACCTCTCGCTCATGCGGAAACTTCAGGCGAAATGGTCGATACGAGGGAAGTTGACACTCACTAACTTAACGGGTTCATACTATATTGCTCGATTCACATCGAGGGAAGATTATAATTTCATTATTACTCAAGGTCTATGGATGATAGACGACCATTATTTGACAATTAGAAAATGGGTTCCGAATTTTGTCCCCTTTGAAGACAGCATTAAATTTCTAACGGCGTGGGTTCGTATTCCTAATCTACCTGTCGAATATTTTAACGAGTTTTTTCTCAAGAAGGTAGGGGCGGAAATTGGAGAAGTTGTCCGTATTGATAAGAACACTGCTTCCGCGGAGCGCGATCAATTTACGCGCATGAGTGTGGAGGTCGATATTTCCAAACCTTTGATATCTAAATGTTGTTTAAATGGCAAG GGCAATGCTGAAGCGTCAATAGTGAATGCTAATTCACTTGAAGTGGGACTCGGGCCTGAAGAGAAAGATGATTTTGGCAACTAG
- the LOC141628486 gene encoding uncharacterized protein LOC141628486, whose translation MIDDHYLTIRKWVPNFVPSEDSIKFLTAWVRIPNHPVEYFNEAFLKKVGAEIGEVVRIDKNTASVERGQFTRMSVEVDISKPLISKFRLNGKGNAEASIVNANSLEVGLGPEEKDDFGN comes from the exons ATGATAGACGACCATTATTTGACAATTAGAAAATGGGTTCCGAATTTTGTCCCCTCTGAAGACAGCATTAAATTTCTAACGGCGTGGGTTCGTATTCCTAATCATCCTGTCGAATATTTTAACGAGGCTTTTCTCAAGAAGGTAGGGGCGGAAATTGGAGAAGTTGTCCGGATTGATAAGAACACTGCTTCCGTGGAGCGCGGTCAATTTACGCGCATGAGTGTGGAGGTCGATATTTCCAAACCTTTGATATCTAAATTTCGTTTAAATGGCAAG GGGAATGCTGAAGCGTCAATAGTGAATGCTAATTCACTTGAAGTGGGACTCGGGCCTGAAGAGAAAGATGATTTTGGCAACTAG